One segment of Apus apus isolate bApuApu2 chromosome 1, bApuApu2.pri.cur, whole genome shotgun sequence DNA contains the following:
- the POGLUT3 gene encoding protein O-glucosyltransferase 3 — protein MGSRGSLLLLLPLLAAALPLLRAAGPAGPVSAERSLAWGPGLDAGLALPVRYFYIQAVSAAGRNFSRSPPGKTQFKVVITALSPKEVTRIYTPHPLDRNDGTFLMRYRMYGSVRKGLKIEIFYGDQHVAQSPYILKGPVYHEYCDCPEEDPETWQNVMSCPSQEPQITKDFMSFPTIDLQRMLKEIPKKFSQTRGAIVHYTILNNHIYRRSLGKYTDFKMFSDEMFLSLARKVRLPDVEFYLNVGDWPVEYRKANDTPGPIPVISWCGSVDSRDIVLPTYDVTHSTLETLRGVTNDLLSIQGNTGPLWENKTEQALFRGRDSREERLHLVKLSKENPELLDAGITGYFFFREKEKELGKVQLMGFFDFFKYKYQVNVDGTVAAYRFPYLLLGDSLVLKQDSQYYEHFYIGLKPWKHYVPVKRNLEDLLEKIKWAKENDEAARKIAKEGQLMARELLQPHKFYCYYYKVLQEYARRQASKPEIQDGMELVPQPDDRDSVCSCHRKKLLREDL, from the exons ATGGGGAGCCGGGgctcgctgctgctgctgctgccgctgctggcggccgcgctgccgctgctgcgggcggcgggcccggcgggccCCGTGAGCGCCGAGCGGAGCCTGGCGTGGGGCCCCGGGCTGGACGCGGGGCTCGCCCTGCCCGTGCGGTACTTCTACATCCAGGCGGTCAGCGCGGCCGGACGCAACTTCTCCCGCTCCCCGCCAG gaaaaacacagtTTAAAGTGGTAATAACAGCACTTTCTCCAAAAGAAGTCACCAGAATTTACACCCCTCACCCTTTGGATAGAAATGATGGCACATTTCTGATGCGGTATCGGATGTATGGGAGTGTCAGGAAAGGGTTGAAAATTGAGATATTTTATGGTGACCAGCATGTAGCTCAATCTCCTTATATTTTGAAAG GACCAGTTTATCATGAATATTGTGACTGTCCTGAAGAAGACCCTGAGACCTGGCAGAATGTTATGTCTTGTCCATCCCAAGAACCTCAGATTACAAAGGACTTCATGTCTTTTCCCACCATTGATCTTCAGCGAATGCTCAAAGAAATTCCAAAAAAATTCAGTCAAACAAGAGGTGCTATTGTCCATTACACTATTCTCAATAATCACATCTACCGTCGTTCCTTAGGGAAGTATACAGACTTCAAAATGTTCTCTGATGAAATGTTCCTGTCACTGGCAAGAAAG GTTCGTCTTCCTGATGTGGAGTTTTACCTTAATGTTGGAGACTGGCCAGTCGAGTATCGGAAAGCTAATGACACGCCTGGCCCTATACCTGTCATTTCATGGTGTGGCTCTGTGGATTCAAGAGACATAGTCCTTCCAACGTATGATGTAACCCACTCAACTCTTGAAACCCTACGTGGTGTCACAAATGATCTCCTTTCTATTCAAGGAAATACAG GCCCATtgtgggaaaacaaaactgagcaaGCTTTATTTAGAGGTCGAGACAGCCGAGAAGAACGTCTCCATCTCGTCAAGTTATCCAAGGAAAATCCAGAACTACTAGATGCTGGAATAACAGGgtatttcttcttcagagaaaaagaaaaagagctgggAAAGGTTCAGCTGATGGGCTTCTTTGACTTCTTTAAG TACAAATACCAAGTGAATGTCGACGGGACCGTAGCAGCTTACAGGTTTCCATACCTCTTGCTGGGTGACAGCCTAGTATTGAAACAAGATTCCCAGTACTATGAACACTTTTATATTGGATTAAAACCATGGAAACATTATGTTCCAGTTAAGAGAAACTTAGAGGACTTgctagagaaaataaaatgggcTAAG gaaaatgatgaagcagcaagaaaaattgCTAAAGAAGGACAATTAATGGCAAGAGAATTACTTCAGCCTCATAAGTTTTACTGCTACTATTATAAAGTGCTCCAG GAATACGCCAGACGCCAAGCCAGCAAACCTGAAATACAGGATGGCATGGAACTTGTACCTCAGCCTGATGACAGAGACTCAGTATGCAGTTGCCAcaggaaaaagcttttaaggGAAGATCTATAA